In the Candidatus Aminicenantes bacterium genome, one interval contains:
- a CDS encoding pitrilysin family protein, whose protein sequence is MKRLTHVLVIVLLLSLPLALAAGLRPGDITVHKLDNGLKIVLLEDHDIPNIAYYTFFRVGSRNERPGLTGVSHFIEHMMFNGTQANGPGQFDRIMEASGGANNAFTSEDMTGYTNWYPAAALEKMIELDADRMQGLIFDPKVLESERSVVASERRMGVENNNENLLGETVRATAIMAHPYHWDVIGWMSDILSWKRDEIIAYYRTFYSPNNAVIVVCGDFQTPKIMELIRKYYAAIPRGPEPPAVLTVEPSQLGPRRVVVHKPAQTPSFLQVYHAPAATDPDFPAMDVLGMALLQGESSRLYQRLVARDQLAIDVSGGIGQSIDPLLFTIAVKPRPGVDTGLIEKAIEEELARIKKDGIAEKELMKALNSVRMDFYNPLMTISGKAYKLGQSEIYYGGYEHIFKAMDPYKAVTLKQVQEAAGKYFSENNKTVGVLIPEGGSK, encoded by the coding sequence TCTGACCCATGTCCTGGTTATTGTTTTGCTGCTAAGCCTGCCGCTGGCACTCGCGGCCGGGCTCCGCCCCGGGGACATCACCGTCCACAAGCTGGACAACGGCCTGAAGATCGTCCTCCTCGAAGACCACGACATCCCGAACATCGCCTATTACACGTTCTTCCGCGTCGGCTCGCGCAACGAGCGGCCCGGCCTGACCGGCGTGTCCCATTTCATCGAGCACATGATGTTCAACGGCACTCAGGCCAACGGCCCCGGGCAATTCGACCGCATCATGGAAGCCAGCGGCGGCGCCAACAACGCCTTCACCAGCGAGGACATGACCGGCTACACCAACTGGTACCCGGCGGCCGCACTGGAGAAAATGATCGAGCTCGATGCCGACCGCATGCAGGGACTGATCTTCGACCCCAAGGTCCTGGAGTCGGAGCGCAGTGTCGTCGCCTCGGAGCGGCGCATGGGAGTCGAGAACAACAACGAGAACCTGCTCGGCGAGACCGTCCGGGCCACGGCCATCATGGCCCATCCCTACCATTGGGACGTCATCGGCTGGATGAGCGACATCCTCAGCTGGAAGCGCGACGAGATCATCGCCTATTACCGCACCTTCTATTCGCCCAACAACGCCGTGATCGTCGTCTGCGGCGATTTCCAGACCCCGAAGATCATGGAGCTGATCAGGAAATACTATGCCGCCATTCCCAGGGGGCCCGAGCCGCCGGCGGTGCTCACCGTAGAACCGTCGCAGCTGGGCCCGCGCCGCGTGGTGGTGCACAAGCCGGCCCAGACGCCGTCCTTCCTCCAGGTCTATCACGCGCCAGCCGCGACCGACCCCGACTTCCCGGCCATGGACGTCCTGGGCATGGCGCTGCTCCAGGGCGAAAGCAGCCGCCTTTACCAGCGGCTCGTCGCCCGGGACCAGCTGGCCATCGATGTCAGCGGCGGCATCGGCCAGTCGATCGACCCGCTCCTCTTCACCATTGCGGTCAAGCCCAGGCCGGGAGTCGACACCGGGCTCATCGAGAAGGCCATCGAGGAAGAGTTGGCAAGGATCAAAAAGGACGGCATAGCCGAAAAAGAGCTCATGAAGGCCCTCAATTCGGTGCGCATGGATTTCTACAACCCGCTGATGACCATTTCCGGCAAGGCCTACAAGCTGGGCCAAAGCGAGATCTATTACGGCGGCTACGAGCACATCTTCAAGGCCATGGATCCGTATAAAGCCGTCACCCTCAAGCAGGTCCAGGAAGCGGCCGGCAAGTATTTCTCGGAAAACAACAAAACGGTCGGGGTCCTCATCCCGGAAGGAGGTTCCAAGTGA